One genomic segment of Clavelina lepadiformis chromosome 3, kaClaLepa1.1, whole genome shotgun sequence includes these proteins:
- the LOC143449721 gene encoding uncharacterized protein LOC143449721: MKSKISSIRFCQNSISRTFCDGRDVDFLIYAIASRRMKLADITPIRVYKIREEGETTLYSQDNRRLYAYKVLENMGVLSALDVEYNSENTMPSMNPKFTTNCNGCHVFVRGIIAPTYRHCKCLNVPFRSSNQSHLEYPGWWDSNGQCLKAIVTPYENFIRHSMKKIDSGSSVVPMSKPYFETPHLCYTFNDPRSSPTKERTAQYMSKITENALENCFAHLSMKPVNNKFLTVITYVNKYDIRHIAIEVGRNIVILLLMTLLVFIFLYLVGAISFTEIGLVKIKQKQMDQAFPEDDWGPLRNNGKEFFWDWLQFQP, translated from the exons atgaaatcaaaaatatcatCCATAAGGTTTTGTCAAAACTCAATTTCTCGCACTTTCTGCGATGGACGAGATGTTGATTTTCTGATTTATGCGATTGCATCGAGAAGGATGAAACTGGCAGATATAACACCGATCCGAGTCTATAAAATAAGGGAAGAAGGCGAAACTACATTGTACAG CCAGGATAATAGAAGACTGTATGCGTATAAAGTTTTGGAGAATATGGGCGTATTATCTGCGTTAGACGTTGAATACAACAGTGAAAATACTATGCCATCAATGAATCCAAAATTTACTACCAACTGTAACGGGTGCCACGTCTTTGTTCGAGGCATTATTGCACCAACATATCGTCATTGCAAATGCCTAAATGTTCCATTTAGGTCTTCCAACCAGAGTCATTTGGAATATCCAG GGTGGTGGGACAGTAATGGACAATGTTTGAAAGCAATCGTGACACCATATGAAAACTTCATACGTCATAGTATGAAAAAAATAGATTCTGGTTCTTCAGTTGTTCCAATGAGTAAACCATATTTTGAGACACCACATTTATGTTATACGTTTAATGATCCGAGATCATCA CCTACAAAAGAAAGAACAGCGCAATACATGTCAAAAATAACTGAAAATGCATtggaaaattgttttgctCACTTGTCCATGAAGCCAgttaacaacaaatttttgacgGTGATCACCTACGTCAATAAATACGACATTAGACATATTGCAATTGAAGTTGGAAGAAATATc GTCATTCTTCTTTTAATGACACTCCTGGTTTTTATATTCCTGTACCTTGTTGGTGCAATTTCTTTTACGGAAATTGGTCtggtaaaaatcaaacaaaagcaaatgGACCAAGCATTTCCGGAAGATGACTGGGGCCCATTGAGGAATAATGGAAAAGAATTTTTCTGGGATTG GCTGCAATTTCAACCATGA
- the LOC143449992 gene encoding EF-hand domain-containing family member C2-like, translated as MALPYLPGNSFNKNLGKEKFHKSHHFDYQNDISMLVGATKPGIGGELLLGQKSKPKHSIFPKGEGSNAPAWVAFDRQVLSFQAYYQEAVHEKREEQYRIRSCKVYFYLEDDSIQVIEPQLKNSGIPQGTLIRRHRIPLPAPHDDEFYTIEHFNVGNELVLYGKKFKLTNCDEFTKNFLCKLGVRVNTPQESPNDPYSSMRKEMEESMQALRPYERTDTLKQFLDHDRHVLRFECYWDDADSMFGDTREMVLHYFLADDTIEIREVIPPNSGRDAVPVFLKRSRLPKNAPLPLRQPGEKTDRTVLNVFGPMGHGGRYILDSLKTGAVYEDFYTSADLVLGAVLNVWGRKLILCNCDDFTKEYYKTKFGIDNFDAIKYKGDQGMKMPRPIPPYNGFGSEEDSLCSCMGLIPKPPQRDFIKFMEKDRHGLESNVLRFVTFMATDNPIDKDRKFIVSYFLSDDTIAVFEPPQRNSGIIGGKFLERGRVKKPGQDTFKSQMSEYFTSEDFYVGAKIVINNFDFVISDADEYAFRYMEEHADEFPSANMSLIAEKLKKATKDKSKDIKEFFVLNDPSASGTIRYESLRNLLAQLGGFSEHEIMTIGRNYAHKLAEEVDMTLVLAVAQEKLKKKNFEDFTRLQEAFVFADVGKTGTLPAKELRTICRAFKLPLAEDILQVFMSKLSVKDAVDYKNFVSKLNWRENPVEAVQYQQLPVRFDAAWMNGEISKSAAVDSVAYHALVEDVFGK; from the exons ATGGCGCTTCCATACTTACCAGGGAACTCCTTTAATAAAAAC CTTGGAAAAGAGAAGTTCCACAAGTCGCATCATTTTGATTATCAAAATGATATCTCTATGCTTGTTGGTGCAACAAAGCCTGGCATTGGTGGAGAGCTTCTCTTGGGACAAAAGAGCAAGCCCAAACATAGCATCTTTCCTAAAGGAGAAGGTAGCAACGCACCAGCATGGGTTGCTTTCGACAGACAG gTTTTAAGCTTTCAAGCCTATTACCAAGAAGCTGTTCATGAAAAGCGAGAGGAGCAATACAGGATAAGAAGCTGCAAAGTTTACTTCTATCTCGAAGATGATTCAATTCAAGTTATTGAACCACAG TTGAAAAATTCTGGAATTCCACAAGGAACGTTGATAAGACGTCACAGGATTCCTCTTCCTGCCCCTCATGATGATGAATTTTACACCATTGAACACTTTAATGTTGGAAATGAGCTTGTTCTTTATGGAAA gaAATTTAAACTAACCAATTGCGATGAGTTTACAAAGAACTTCCTGTGTAAACTTGGAGTACGAGTAAACACACCACAAGAGTCTCCAAATGATCCATACTCTTCCATGAGAAAAGAG ATGGAAGAAAGTATGCAAGCGCTGAGGCCATATGAACGAACTGACACTCTGAAACAATTTCTCGACCATGATCGTCATGTTCTTCGGTTTGAATGTTATTGGGATGATGCAGATTCCATGTTTGGTGACACAAGAGAAATG GTGTTGCACTATTTCCTGGCTGACGATACCATTGAAATACGTGAGGTTATTCCTCCAAATTCGGGCCGAGACGCAGTTCCCGTGTTCTTGAAGAGATCAAGATTGCCTAAG AATGCTCCACTACCATTGAGGCAGCCAGGCGAAAAGACGGACAGAACCGTTCTTAATGTCTTTGGTCCAATGGGTCACGGCGGACGGTATATTCTCGACAGTTTAAAG ACCGGTGCCGTCTATGAAGATTTCTACACGAGTGCTGATCTTGTTCTCGGAGCCGTTCTGAACGTATGGGGCCGAAAGCTTATCTTATGCAACTGCGATGACTTCACCAAGGAATACTACAAGACAAAATTTGGCATTG ATAACTTTGACGCGATCAAGTACAAGGGTGACCAGGGCATGAAGATGCCGCGTCCCATACCTCCCTATAACGGATTCGGATCCGAGGAGGACTCTCTGTGCTCCTGTATGGGTCTCATTCCAAAACCGCCTCAGAGAGACTTCATTAAGTTTATGGAAAAAGATAG aCATGGCCTTGAAAGTAACGTGTTGAGATTCGTTACATTTATGGCGACTGACAATCCAATCGACAAAGACCGAAAGTTTATTGTCTCTTACTTCCTATCTGACGACACAATTGCGGTATTCGAACCTCCACAGAGAAACTCTG GTATTATCGGTGGTAAATTTTTGGAACGTGGGCGGGTTAAGAAACCGGGTCAGGACACCTTCAAGAGCCAGATGTCGGAATACTTTACCTCggaagatttctatgttgggGCAAAGATCGTCATCAATAACTTTGATTTCGTCATTTCTGACGCTGATGAATACGCCTTCCGGTACATGGAAGAACACGCAGACGAG TTTCCGTCGGCCAATATGAGCCTGATTGCGGAGAAGCTGAAGAAGGCGACCAAGGACAAGAGCAAGGACATCAAGGAATTCTTTGTTCTTAACGATCCCAGCGCCAGTGGCACAATCAGATACGAAAGTCTCAG GAATCTTTTGGCTCAGTTGGGCGGTTTCTCGGAGCACGAAATAATGACTATCGGACGGAATTACGCCCACAAGTTGGCGGAAGAAGTGGACATGACCTTGGTGTTGGCTGTGGCCCaggaaaaattaaagaaaaaaaatttcgag GACTTTACACGGCTCCAGGAAGCGTTCGTTTTTGCTGATGTCGGCAAGACGGGAACCTTACCAGCTAAAGAACTTCGCACGATATGCAGAGCGTTTAAGCTCCCCCTAGCGGAAGATATTCTTCAGGTTTTCATGAGCAA GCTTTCCGTGAAAGACGCGGTTGATTACAAGAACTTTGTTTCCAAACTGAACTGGAGAGAAAACCCCGTCGAAGCGGTTCAATATCAGCAGCTCCCAGTCAGG TTCGACGCAGCTTGGATGAATGGGGAAATTTCCAAGTCTGCCGCCGTAGACAGCGTCGCATATCACGCACTGGTTGAGGATGTCTTTGGCAAATAA
- the LOC143449294 gene encoding kelch-like protein 21 isoform X2 — protein sequence MASQPKIKQERLDSGYDDQEQISASTQNGRHETSMTSSPSTIDDSVSLSSEKRENTPPRKRLRYDVPTEHYDGSHAIGVLSRMNKLRFNENFVDLVLVTDGKEIPCHKAVLCCASHYFSELITANSASRYLQKIHLNDASSQTIMQLVDYAYTSKININDDNIEHILSAATLYKFSNVSKACVMILKQRMTPSNCIAIKKFAVKQSCAELVNFANIFSNENFAEISMSEDFPHLNVKDVICLISSNFLTLDSEEVVFDAVMSWVQHDVTSRKFLLPRLLEHVRLPLVRPQFLLDVVQADPLIKNNKECEKFLNEAQRFQLLPDQRPMMQTKRTQPRQAYVTKKMEVLVTVGGLNKDKQTIANCVYFDLNQPRTTHLAPLSVKQTAYSVAAVKNNIFVTGGACVTPCNEVWMYIPSLDIWQEVAPMIEPRFLHTSVAFNGFLYVLGGSDGTGRLRSVEKYNPDTNSWQDVAPMLKALSSPCAVTCDGMLYVIGGAVGSEPNEIVCDVQSYDPKHNSWKFVTSLPQPERGAVAANLNGTVYLMGQNKAVYSYNRQSNEWVKRCNTLGGHLYGAATVHCGQLCVAGGLHGNSYINGTVETYDYVNDRWFVTSTLHVPVYAQGFVSIVKDDVTSPR from the exons ATGGCCTCTCAACCAAAAATCAAGCAGGAACGCTTGGATTCAGGTTATGATGACCAGGAGCAAATCAG TGCCTCAACGCAAAACGGCAGACATGAAACctcaatgacgtcatcacctTCAACAATTGACGACAGTGTGAGCTTGAGCAGCGAAAAACGCGAAAATACTCCGCCACGTAAAAGGCTTCGATATGATGTCCCAACAGAA CACTACGATGGGTCGCACGCAATCGGCGTCCTAAGTAGAATGAACAAGTTGAGATTCAATGAAAACTTCGTGGATTTGGTGCTCGTGACAGATGGAAAAGAAATACCTTGCCACAAG gcgGTCCTGTGCTGTGCCAGCCACTACTTCTCAGAATTAATTACTGCCAATTCTGCCAGCCGATACctgcaaaaaatacatttgaATGATGCGTCTTCTCAGACTATAATGCAGCTTGTAGACTATGCTTATACCTCCAAAATCAATATAAATG ACGATAACATTGAGCATATACTATCAGCTGCAACTTTGTATAAATTTTCGAACGTATCAAAAGCTTGCGTGATGATATTGAAACAACGCATGACTCCATCCAACTGCATAGCGATAAAGAAGTTCGCTGTTAAGCAG tctTGCGCGGAATTGGTCAATTTTGCTAACATCTtctcaaatgaaaattttgccGAAATCAGCATGTCTGAAGATTTTCCCCACCTTAATGTGAAAGACGTGATTTGCCTGATTTCAAGCAATTTCTTAACCTTGGATTCCGAAGAAGTA GTATTCGATGCTGTTATGAGCTGGGTGCAACATGACGTCACTTCCCGGAAGTTCCTACTCCCACGTCTACTGGAACACGTTCGCCTGCCACTGGTGAGGCCCCAGTTTCTGTTGGACGTTGTGCAAGCTGACCCACTTATAAAGAACAATAAG gaatgtgaaaagtttttgaaCGAGGCTCAACGATTTCAGCTGCTTCCGGACCAGCGACCGATGATGCAAACAAAAAGGACGCAGCCAAGGCAAGCATATGTGACTAAA AAAATGGAGGTTTTGGTAACGGTTGGTGGTCTCAACAAAGACAAACAGACGATTGCAAATTGCGTATACTTCGATCTAAATCAACCGCGTACGACGCATTTGGCTCCGTTGTCGG TAAAACAAACCGCCTACAGCGTCGCTGCAGTCAAgaacaacatttttgttacCGGAGGGGCTTGTGTAACGCCATGCAATGAAGTTTGGATGTACATTCCTAGCCTTGACATTTGGCAAGAG GTCGCACCCATGATTGAACCCAGGTTTCTCCATACATCGGTAGCGTTCAACGGCTTTCTCTATGTGTTGGGTGGCAGCGATGGTACCGGAAGGCTTCGCAGTGTTGAAAAGTACAATCCAGACACAAATTCCTGGCAAGATGTGGCGCCCATGTTAAAagcactgagctcaccttgtGCTGTTACTTGCGATGGAATGCTGTACGTAATTG GTGGCGCCGTAGGTTCGGAGCCAAACGAAATAGTTTGTGATGTACAAAGCTACGATCCAAAACATAACTCTTGGAAGTTTGTGACTTCACTTCCGCAGCCGGAAAGAGGAGCTGTAGCAGCCAATCTTAACGGGACGGTCTACCTAATGGGACAAAATAAAGCAGTTTACTCTTACAACAG ACAAAGCAATGAATGGGTCAAGCGGTGCAACACACTTGGAGGTCATTTATATGGCGCAGCCACTGTTCATTGCGGCCAGCTGTGTGTGGCAG GTGGTCTTCACGGAAACAGTTACATCAACGGCACAGTTGAAACTTACGATTACGTGAACGACCGATGGTTTGTAACGAGCACTCTTCACGTTCCGGTCTACGCGCAAGGATTTGTCAGCATCGTAAAGGACGACGTCACTAGTCCAAGATGA
- the LOC143449294 gene encoding kelch-like protein 21 isoform X1, producing the protein MASQPKIKQERLDSGYDDQEQISASTQNGRHETSMTSSPSTIDDSVSLSSEKRENTPPRKRLRYDVPTEQKIQNGRGSTLPSLSYQHYDGSHAIGVLSRMNKLRFNENFVDLVLVTDGKEIPCHKAVLCCASHYFSELITANSASRYLQKIHLNDASSQTIMQLVDYAYTSKININDDNIEHILSAATLYKFSNVSKACVMILKQRMTPSNCIAIKKFAVKQSCAELVNFANIFSNENFAEISMSEDFPHLNVKDVICLISSNFLTLDSEEVVFDAVMSWVQHDVTSRKFLLPRLLEHVRLPLVRPQFLLDVVQADPLIKNNKECEKFLNEAQRFQLLPDQRPMMQTKRTQPRQAYVTKKMEVLVTVGGLNKDKQTIANCVYFDLNQPRTTHLAPLSVKQTAYSVAAVKNNIFVTGGACVTPCNEVWMYIPSLDIWQEVAPMIEPRFLHTSVAFNGFLYVLGGSDGTGRLRSVEKYNPDTNSWQDVAPMLKALSSPCAVTCDGMLYVIGGAVGSEPNEIVCDVQSYDPKHNSWKFVTSLPQPERGAVAANLNGTVYLMGQNKAVYSYNRQSNEWVKRCNTLGGHLYGAATVHCGQLCVAGGLHGNSYINGTVETYDYVNDRWFVTSTLHVPVYAQGFVSIVKDDVTSPR; encoded by the exons ATGGCCTCTCAACCAAAAATCAAGCAGGAACGCTTGGATTCAGGTTATGATGACCAGGAGCAAATCAG TGCCTCAACGCAAAACGGCAGACATGAAACctcaatgacgtcatcacctTCAACAATTGACGACAGTGTGAGCTTGAGCAGCGAAAAACGCGAAAATACTCCGCCACGTAAAAGGCTTCGATATGATGTCCCAACAGAA caaaaaatacaaaatgggCGCGGCTCAACGCTACCTTCGCTTTCTTACCAGCACTACGATGGGTCGCACGCAATCGGCGTCCTAAGTAGAATGAACAAGTTGAGATTCAATGAAAACTTCGTGGATTTGGTGCTCGTGACAGATGGAAAAGAAATACCTTGCCACAAG gcgGTCCTGTGCTGTGCCAGCCACTACTTCTCAGAATTAATTACTGCCAATTCTGCCAGCCGATACctgcaaaaaatacatttgaATGATGCGTCTTCTCAGACTATAATGCAGCTTGTAGACTATGCTTATACCTCCAAAATCAATATAAATG ACGATAACATTGAGCATATACTATCAGCTGCAACTTTGTATAAATTTTCGAACGTATCAAAAGCTTGCGTGATGATATTGAAACAACGCATGACTCCATCCAACTGCATAGCGATAAAGAAGTTCGCTGTTAAGCAG tctTGCGCGGAATTGGTCAATTTTGCTAACATCTtctcaaatgaaaattttgccGAAATCAGCATGTCTGAAGATTTTCCCCACCTTAATGTGAAAGACGTGATTTGCCTGATTTCAAGCAATTTCTTAACCTTGGATTCCGAAGAAGTA GTATTCGATGCTGTTATGAGCTGGGTGCAACATGACGTCACTTCCCGGAAGTTCCTACTCCCACGTCTACTGGAACACGTTCGCCTGCCACTGGTGAGGCCCCAGTTTCTGTTGGACGTTGTGCAAGCTGACCCACTTATAAAGAACAATAAG gaatgtgaaaagtttttgaaCGAGGCTCAACGATTTCAGCTGCTTCCGGACCAGCGACCGATGATGCAAACAAAAAGGACGCAGCCAAGGCAAGCATATGTGACTAAA AAAATGGAGGTTTTGGTAACGGTTGGTGGTCTCAACAAAGACAAACAGACGATTGCAAATTGCGTATACTTCGATCTAAATCAACCGCGTACGACGCATTTGGCTCCGTTGTCGG TAAAACAAACCGCCTACAGCGTCGCTGCAGTCAAgaacaacatttttgttacCGGAGGGGCTTGTGTAACGCCATGCAATGAAGTTTGGATGTACATTCCTAGCCTTGACATTTGGCAAGAG GTCGCACCCATGATTGAACCCAGGTTTCTCCATACATCGGTAGCGTTCAACGGCTTTCTCTATGTGTTGGGTGGCAGCGATGGTACCGGAAGGCTTCGCAGTGTTGAAAAGTACAATCCAGACACAAATTCCTGGCAAGATGTGGCGCCCATGTTAAAagcactgagctcaccttgtGCTGTTACTTGCGATGGAATGCTGTACGTAATTG GTGGCGCCGTAGGTTCGGAGCCAAACGAAATAGTTTGTGATGTACAAAGCTACGATCCAAAACATAACTCTTGGAAGTTTGTGACTTCACTTCCGCAGCCGGAAAGAGGAGCTGTAGCAGCCAATCTTAACGGGACGGTCTACCTAATGGGACAAAATAAAGCAGTTTACTCTTACAACAG ACAAAGCAATGAATGGGTCAAGCGGTGCAACACACTTGGAGGTCATTTATATGGCGCAGCCACTGTTCATTGCGGCCAGCTGTGTGTGGCAG GTGGTCTTCACGGAAACAGTTACATCAACGGCACAGTTGAAACTTACGATTACGTGAACGACCGATGGTTTGTAACGAGCACTCTTCACGTTCCGGTCTACGCGCAAGGATTTGTCAGCATCGTAAAGGACGACGTCACTAGTCCAAGATGA
- the LOC143449294 gene encoding kelch-like protein 24 isoform X3 produces MASQPKIKQERLDSGYDDQEQISASTQNGRHETSMTSSPSTIDDSVSLSSEKRENTPPRKRLRYDVPTEQKIQNGRGSTLPSLSYQHYDGSHAIGVLSRMNKLRFNENFVDLVLVTDGKEIPCHKAVLCCASHYFSELITANSASRYLQKIHLNDASSQTIMQLVDYAYTSKININDDNIEHILSAATLYKFSNVSKACVMILKQRMTPSNCIAIKKFAVKQSCAELVNFANIFSNENFAEISMSEDFPHLNVKDVICLISSNFLTLDSEEVVFDAVMSWVQHDVTSRKFLLPRLLEHVRLPLVRPQFLLDVVQADPLIKNNKECEKFLNEAQRFQLLPDQRPMMQTKRTQPRQAYVTKKMEVLVTVGGLNKDKQTIANCVYFDLNQPRTTHLAPLSVKQTAYSVAAVKNNIFVTGGACVTPCNEVWMYIPSLDIWQEVAPMIEPRFLHTSVAFNGFLYVLGGSDGTGRLRSVEKYNPDTNSWQDVAPMLKALSSPCAVTCDGMLYVIGGAVGSEPNEIVCDVQSYDPKHNSWKFVTSLPQPERGAVAANLNGTVYLMGQNKAVYSYNRQSNEWVKRCNTLGGHLYGAATVHCGQLCVAGQIL; encoded by the exons ATGGCCTCTCAACCAAAAATCAAGCAGGAACGCTTGGATTCAGGTTATGATGACCAGGAGCAAATCAG TGCCTCAACGCAAAACGGCAGACATGAAACctcaatgacgtcatcacctTCAACAATTGACGACAGTGTGAGCTTGAGCAGCGAAAAACGCGAAAATACTCCGCCACGTAAAAGGCTTCGATATGATGTCCCAACAGAA caaaaaatacaaaatgggCGCGGCTCAACGCTACCTTCGCTTTCTTACCAGCACTACGATGGGTCGCACGCAATCGGCGTCCTAAGTAGAATGAACAAGTTGAGATTCAATGAAAACTTCGTGGATTTGGTGCTCGTGACAGATGGAAAAGAAATACCTTGCCACAAG gcgGTCCTGTGCTGTGCCAGCCACTACTTCTCAGAATTAATTACTGCCAATTCTGCCAGCCGATACctgcaaaaaatacatttgaATGATGCGTCTTCTCAGACTATAATGCAGCTTGTAGACTATGCTTATACCTCCAAAATCAATATAAATG ACGATAACATTGAGCATATACTATCAGCTGCAACTTTGTATAAATTTTCGAACGTATCAAAAGCTTGCGTGATGATATTGAAACAACGCATGACTCCATCCAACTGCATAGCGATAAAGAAGTTCGCTGTTAAGCAG tctTGCGCGGAATTGGTCAATTTTGCTAACATCTtctcaaatgaaaattttgccGAAATCAGCATGTCTGAAGATTTTCCCCACCTTAATGTGAAAGACGTGATTTGCCTGATTTCAAGCAATTTCTTAACCTTGGATTCCGAAGAAGTA GTATTCGATGCTGTTATGAGCTGGGTGCAACATGACGTCACTTCCCGGAAGTTCCTACTCCCACGTCTACTGGAACACGTTCGCCTGCCACTGGTGAGGCCCCAGTTTCTGTTGGACGTTGTGCAAGCTGACCCACTTATAAAGAACAATAAG gaatgtgaaaagtttttgaaCGAGGCTCAACGATTTCAGCTGCTTCCGGACCAGCGACCGATGATGCAAACAAAAAGGACGCAGCCAAGGCAAGCATATGTGACTAAA AAAATGGAGGTTTTGGTAACGGTTGGTGGTCTCAACAAAGACAAACAGACGATTGCAAATTGCGTATACTTCGATCTAAATCAACCGCGTACGACGCATTTGGCTCCGTTGTCGG TAAAACAAACCGCCTACAGCGTCGCTGCAGTCAAgaacaacatttttgttacCGGAGGGGCTTGTGTAACGCCATGCAATGAAGTTTGGATGTACATTCCTAGCCTTGACATTTGGCAAGAG GTCGCACCCATGATTGAACCCAGGTTTCTCCATACATCGGTAGCGTTCAACGGCTTTCTCTATGTGTTGGGTGGCAGCGATGGTACCGGAAGGCTTCGCAGTGTTGAAAAGTACAATCCAGACACAAATTCCTGGCAAGATGTGGCGCCCATGTTAAAagcactgagctcaccttgtGCTGTTACTTGCGATGGAATGCTGTACGTAATTG GTGGCGCCGTAGGTTCGGAGCCAAACGAAATAGTTTGTGATGTACAAAGCTACGATCCAAAACATAACTCTTGGAAGTTTGTGACTTCACTTCCGCAGCCGGAAAGAGGAGCTGTAGCAGCCAATCTTAACGGGACGGTCTACCTAATGGGACAAAATAAAGCAGTTTACTCTTACAACAG ACAAAGCAATGAATGGGTCAAGCGGTGCAACACACTTGGAGGTCATTTATATGGCGCAGCCACTGTTCATTGCGGCCAGCTGTGTGTGGCAGGTCAGATACTGTAA
- the LOC143449294 gene encoding kelch-like protein 21 isoform X4, with protein sequence MNKLRFNENFVDLVLVTDGKEIPCHKAVLCCASHYFSELITANSASRYLQKIHLNDASSQTIMQLVDYAYTSKININDDNIEHILSAATLYKFSNVSKACVMILKQRMTPSNCIAIKKFAVKQSCAELVNFANIFSNENFAEISMSEDFPHLNVKDVICLISSNFLTLDSEEVVFDAVMSWVQHDVTSRKFLLPRLLEHVRLPLVRPQFLLDVVQADPLIKNNKECEKFLNEAQRFQLLPDQRPMMQTKRTQPRQAYVTKKMEVLVTVGGLNKDKQTIANCVYFDLNQPRTTHLAPLSVKQTAYSVAAVKNNIFVTGGACVTPCNEVWMYIPSLDIWQEVAPMIEPRFLHTSVAFNGFLYVLGGSDGTGRLRSVEKYNPDTNSWQDVAPMLKALSSPCAVTCDGMLYVIGGAVGSEPNEIVCDVQSYDPKHNSWKFVTSLPQPERGAVAANLNGTVYLMGQNKAVYSYNRQSNEWVKRCNTLGGHLYGAATVHCGQLCVAGGLHGNSYINGTVETYDYVNDRWFVTSTLHVPVYAQGFVSIVKDDVTSPR encoded by the exons ATGAACAAGTTGAGATTCAATGAAAACTTCGTGGATTTGGTGCTCGTGACAGATGGAAAAGAAATACCTTGCCACAAG gcgGTCCTGTGCTGTGCCAGCCACTACTTCTCAGAATTAATTACTGCCAATTCTGCCAGCCGATACctgcaaaaaatacatttgaATGATGCGTCTTCTCAGACTATAATGCAGCTTGTAGACTATGCTTATACCTCCAAAATCAATATAAATG ACGATAACATTGAGCATATACTATCAGCTGCAACTTTGTATAAATTTTCGAACGTATCAAAAGCTTGCGTGATGATATTGAAACAACGCATGACTCCATCCAACTGCATAGCGATAAAGAAGTTCGCTGTTAAGCAG tctTGCGCGGAATTGGTCAATTTTGCTAACATCTtctcaaatgaaaattttgccGAAATCAGCATGTCTGAAGATTTTCCCCACCTTAATGTGAAAGACGTGATTTGCCTGATTTCAAGCAATTTCTTAACCTTGGATTCCGAAGAAGTA GTATTCGATGCTGTTATGAGCTGGGTGCAACATGACGTCACTTCCCGGAAGTTCCTACTCCCACGTCTACTGGAACACGTTCGCCTGCCACTGGTGAGGCCCCAGTTTCTGTTGGACGTTGTGCAAGCTGACCCACTTATAAAGAACAATAAG gaatgtgaaaagtttttgaaCGAGGCTCAACGATTTCAGCTGCTTCCGGACCAGCGACCGATGATGCAAACAAAAAGGACGCAGCCAAGGCAAGCATATGTGACTAAA AAAATGGAGGTTTTGGTAACGGTTGGTGGTCTCAACAAAGACAAACAGACGATTGCAAATTGCGTATACTTCGATCTAAATCAACCGCGTACGACGCATTTGGCTCCGTTGTCGG TAAAACAAACCGCCTACAGCGTCGCTGCAGTCAAgaacaacatttttgttacCGGAGGGGCTTGTGTAACGCCATGCAATGAAGTTTGGATGTACATTCCTAGCCTTGACATTTGGCAAGAG GTCGCACCCATGATTGAACCCAGGTTTCTCCATACATCGGTAGCGTTCAACGGCTTTCTCTATGTGTTGGGTGGCAGCGATGGTACCGGAAGGCTTCGCAGTGTTGAAAAGTACAATCCAGACACAAATTCCTGGCAAGATGTGGCGCCCATGTTAAAagcactgagctcaccttgtGCTGTTACTTGCGATGGAATGCTGTACGTAATTG GTGGCGCCGTAGGTTCGGAGCCAAACGAAATAGTTTGTGATGTACAAAGCTACGATCCAAAACATAACTCTTGGAAGTTTGTGACTTCACTTCCGCAGCCGGAAAGAGGAGCTGTAGCAGCCAATCTTAACGGGACGGTCTACCTAATGGGACAAAATAAAGCAGTTTACTCTTACAACAG ACAAAGCAATGAATGGGTCAAGCGGTGCAACACACTTGGAGGTCATTTATATGGCGCAGCCACTGTTCATTGCGGCCAGCTGTGTGTGGCAG GTGGTCTTCACGGAAACAGTTACATCAACGGCACAGTTGAAACTTACGATTACGTGAACGACCGATGGTTTGTAACGAGCACTCTTCACGTTCCGGTCTACGCGCAAGGATTTGTCAGCATCGTAAAGGACGACGTCACTAGTCCAAGATGA